A genomic region of Gemmata massiliana contains the following coding sequences:
- a CDS encoding glycosyltransferase family 87 protein, whose protein sequence is MTSRNTLSLGVLALVGVLLAGQVRQLLADPAVWPPDDFVEYWAAAKLTLNGQNPFDESLLLPLQQHAGRDTSEAIMMWNPPWSLPSVLPLGLLSAREAQLLWLLIHLVVTGFCADRAWLLLGGARERRWIGWAVAFTFLPTVFALSIGQISMFLVLGAVLFLECERRAVRNRSWEYCAGAATVLVAIKPHLAYLLWAGIAVDAIVRGRWRVLVGGAVTGLVCALIPLAFNPDVWHQYADAMGNRPPAQWLSPTLGSVLRMAFGERLFRLQFVSVGIGVIWFVWYRWNKRNTWDWTEQLPLLLLVSFTTAPYGAWPFDMVLLLPAVFAMVIGKRAERGIGSPTILAGLLVVNLGCLVINLLQLGSFWFLWVSPAVLLLYTMHTFHTSESEIGHAPRTAAVTA, encoded by the coding sequence ATGACTTCTCGTAATACTCTCTCACTCGGCGTTCTGGCGCTCGTCGGAGTTCTGCTCGCGGGACAAGTTCGGCAGTTACTCGCCGATCCGGCCGTGTGGCCCCCGGACGACTTCGTTGAGTACTGGGCTGCTGCGAAATTGACGCTGAACGGCCAGAACCCGTTCGACGAGTCACTGTTACTCCCGCTCCAACAACACGCGGGTCGCGACACGTCCGAAGCGATCATGATGTGGAACCCGCCGTGGTCGCTCCCCTCGGTGCTGCCACTCGGCCTGTTGTCGGCACGTGAAGCCCAGCTCCTGTGGCTACTCATACACCTTGTCGTTACAGGTTTCTGCGCGGACCGGGCGTGGCTCCTGCTCGGCGGCGCGCGCGAACGGCGGTGGATCGGTTGGGCGGTCGCATTTACGTTCTTACCAACCGTGTTCGCGCTCTCCATTGGTCAAATCAGTATGTTCCTCGTCCTCGGCGCGGTGTTGTTTCTTGAATGCGAGCGCCGGGCAGTTCGGAATCGCTCGTGGGAGTATTGCGCGGGTGCAGCGACGGTACTCGTGGCGATCAAACCGCACCTCGCGTACCTACTATGGGCCGGTATCGCAGTGGATGCGATCGTTCGCGGCCGGTGGCGCGTGCTCGTGGGTGGAGCAGTAACGGGCTTGGTTTGTGCTTTGATTCCGTTGGCGTTTAACCCCGACGTGTGGCACCAGTACGCGGACGCGATGGGAAACCGCCCGCCGGCGCAGTGGCTCTCGCCCACGCTCGGCTCGGTACTGCGAATGGCATTCGGCGAGCGCCTCTTCCGGCTCCAGTTCGTCTCCGTCGGTATCGGGGTGATCTGGTTCGTATGGTATCGGTGGAACAAACGAAACACCTGGGACTGGACGGAACAGCTTCCGCTGCTGTTACTCGTATCGTTCACCACTGCGCCGTATGGCGCGTGGCCGTTTGACATGGTACTGTTACTGCCAGCAGTGTTCGCGATGGTGATCGGGAAACGGGCCGAACGGGGAATCGGTTCCCCCACAATCCTCGCTGGGCTTCTCGTAGTAAATTTAGGCTGTCTCGTGATCAACCTGCTCCAGCTCGGCTCGTTCTGGTTTTTGTGGGTATCACCCGCGGTTCTGCTTCTGTACACGATGCACACGTTCCACACCTCTGAGTCCGAAATCGGTCACGCTCCCCGAACCGCAGCGGTGACGGCATGA